AAGATGACTTCCTTGGCGTGCGCGATGTCGTCGCCGTACCCGATCCCGACGTCGTACTGCACGCGCCTCACCGGGTACGCGGTGTTCACCGTGACACGCTGCGTGAACAGGTCCGAGTTCGGAATGACGACCTTGCGGTTGTCGTAGGTGCGCAGGATCGTCGCGCGAATCTGAATGTCCTCGACGGTGCCTTCCGAATCGCCCGTGACGATCTGGTCGCCAATGCGAAACGGACGCGTCAGCAAGATCAGCAGACCCGCGAGCAGATTTTGGAAGATGTCTCGAAACGCGAAGCCGATGGCCACGCCGCCCACGCCCAGCAAGCCCAGCAAGTCGCCGGGCCCGACGCTCGGAAACACGATCGTGATGGCGACGAGGATGCCCAAGACGAGGACGGTGCCCGACGCGAGCCGTCCGAGGACCTTGGCGAGGTTTCTCCCGTGCTCGCGCCCTCTCAGCATGCCCTCCACGCCCGACCGCACGAGACGCGCCACGAGCCAGAAGAGCAGCAGCACCACGAGGGCGATCACGATGTTCGGCAGCGACGCGATAAGGCTGTTGCCGATGTTCGTGAGGCGCCGAACGGCCACCCCGATGTCCGCGTTCACGCTTCCAGGGTGGCCGTTTCGAAGTGACGCCGAGTTGAGGCGAATGTCAAGCGAACTTGAAGTTCAGGCGATCTTCAACGAACGGTGAGCGCGCCGAGGCACATCTCGTCCTCGGTCCCTTCTCCCCAGATGACGTACCGCTGCGGTTGCACGCGCGTGTTGTCCCACGTGCAGGTGAGACGCACGGTGTCGCCGACTTGCAGTTTGACGGGCGTCTTGTAGAAGTAGTTGCCTTGCCAGTGGAAGTCCCACGCGGGAATGTCGAGCAGCACCTTCTCGGTCGGCTTGCCGGGATTGAGGATCAGCTTGATGGCCTTGCCGCGCGTGTGCATGTGCAAGATCGCGCCGAGCGCCTCGCGATTGACGCTCACGGTGCGGTCGCACGAGCTCGTGACGTTGTTCGCCGGCTGCTTGGCGAGGTCCTCGGCGTTCGCTCCGCACGACACCAGCAATCCCTGTGACAAGTTCAGCGCGCCCTGCCCGCCCTTGCGAACCGCCGCCCGCAGCGCCTCGCGGCGCGTGCACGCGGCCGACTTGTCGGTCGCGTCGCAGGGAATCTCGACGGGGCCCGCCAAGACGAACAAGCGCAAACGGTCGAGGGCGGCGCCTTCGGGCGCGAGCTGCAACTTCACGGCGGAACGGTCGGGCTTGTCGCCCGCGGCGAGATTGTAGTGCACCTGCATCACGACGAGCCCCCCGGCGGGCATCAAGACGCCCGTGCCGTTCGGGAAGACGGTGGGAACCGTGCCGGGCGTCCACGTTCCGATCACGCCCGCGAGGCCTGCCGTGCCGCCCACCTCGGGGCCACCGAAGCACGTCCAGCCGTCACGACCGTCCTGCCCGTTCTTCGCGAGGGCTTCCTCGCGGACGTCGGCGCTCACTTGATACAAGATGACGTGATGCACTTGCGCGCCGACGTTCGGCAGGATGTCGTAGCCGGTCACGAAGCGATCCTTCTTCAATCCCGGGTCGAGGACGAAGCAGCGGTAGTCGTCGGTGAGCTTCTCGTCGGGCGCGTACGCCTTGGGCATGGTGAGGGTCATGTCGGCGCGTACCGCCACGACGTTGGGCTTCGGAACGGCCGCCGCCTTCGCGGGGTCACCGAGGGGCGCTCCCGCCTTTGCCCACGCCACGAGCGTGCCGATTTGGCGGGGCGTGAGGCGCCGTTCGTTTTGCAGGGGCGGCGAATCGGGGCCCGGCATCCACGGCGGCATGTGACCGCTCGACACGGCGGCGGCGATGTCGGGCGCCATGCGCTTGGCGAGATCCGCGTCACGCAAGCTGAACGGCGCGATGCCTCCGGGCATATGGCAGCCCGCGCAGTTCGCTTCCAGGATCGGGCGAACGTCGCCGTGGTACGTCGGCGTGGACGAGGGCAGGACCATCGGAAGCGTCTTCGTCGACTCGGGCGTGTTCATGCCGTGCGAATCGTGCGACGCGGGCGGGGTCGAGGAGCCTCCCTGCGCGAGCACGATTCCGACGCCGAGCGCGGCGGTCGCCGCGACGGCCGCGAGAATGGCTTTCTTCATGAAGTCATTGTGCGCGCACCTCGTCGCCAGTGGATGAACGCGCGGCGGAAATCTCGGGCTCCTTGGAGTACAGTGACGGCGACATGAAAACGCCGCGCGTTCCGAGAGTCAGCACCTTTTCGATCGTCGCCCGCGATCCTGCCAGCGGGGACTTCGGCATCGCCGTCGCCAGCAAGTTCCTCGCCGTTGGCGCCGTCGTTCCGGGCGCGCGCGCGAACGTCGGCGCGGTCGCCACGCAGTCGTACGCGAACTTGCGCTTCGTGCCTCAAGGGCTCGACCTGCTCGCGGCGGGCGCGTCTCCGCAAAGCGTCCTGGAGACGTTCCGGCGCACCGACCCCGATCTCCACACGCGTCAGTTCGGCCTCGTGGACGCCCTCGGAGAGGCGCTGACCTTCACGGGCGGCGGTTGCCATGATTGGGCGGGCGGCCTCACGGGCGACGGAGTCGCCGTGCAAGGCAACCTTCTCGCGGGCGAGGGCGTCGTGTCCGACATGCTTCGCGCGTATCAGGAAGGCGAGGCGGCGAGCTTTCCGCGCCGTCTGCTCGCCGCCCTGAAAGCCGGGGACGGCGCGGGCGGCGATCGGCGCGGGCGTCAGTCGGCGGCTCTGCTGGTGGTGGGCGCGGGCAAAGGGTACGGCGGCACCTCGGACGTCGCCGTGGACTTGCGCGTCGACGACCATGGCGATCCTGTCACGGAACTCGCGCGCCTCATGGGCGTTCACGAGTTGCTGTTCACGCGCCCGACGAGCACGCGCGCCCTGACCTCCGAAGACATCTCTTGGCTGCAAGGCGTCCTGAGAACCCACGGCCTGCGTGGAGGTGAACCGAGCGGCGAATGGGACGAGGAGACGCAGGCAGGCTTGCGGACCTTGTACGGCGCCGAGAACCTCGAGGAGCGCTTCGTGGAGGGACCTCACGTGGACGCCGAGGCTTGGGCGTACTTCCGCTCGCGGTATTGAACGCGGCCGTCGAAGGCGAAGTTGTCCGCGTCGCGGCGTTCGTGCGGCGGGTGAGTTCGGCGAACTTCGTGGTCGTTCCCGCTTGACGTCTTCGTTGGCACTAAGCTGAAGGCATGCGGCTTTCGAGTACGGACGTGTACGCGTTTCAAGCGCTCGGCTATTTGGGACTGCAAGACCTGGAGCGTTGGGTGAGCAGCGACGAGGTGAGCGAGAAGACGGGCGTGGCCAGGCCGTATCTGGTACGCATCCTGGCCGCGCTGAGCGCCAAGGGCATCGTGAAGAGCAAGAAGGGCATCGGCGGCGGATACAAGCTCGCCCGCAAGCCCAGGCTGATCTCCTTGTGCGAAGTCGTTCGGGCCGTGGACGGGCCCGTCGCGCCTTTGTCGTGCATTTCGCTCAATTGGCACGAGGATTGCGTGGAGCAGGATCGATGCCACGCACGCAACACGGTGTACGTGAGGATGAGGGACGCCATGCTGGCGGTGCTGCAAGAGTTCAGCGTGGAGGATTTGGTGATCGACGCCCGGCAAGGAGTGAGTTACGGGTATTGCCTGGAGCATTTGTTGCGTCCGAACGTGTGAGGCAAAAACGGGCGCCTCGGGTGCCGCAGCATCGCCGAGGTGAGCGGAAAGAGCCGCCTTCTCCCCGCCGAGCAGGAGGCTCGCCGTCGCGGCAAGGCGGCGCACTCCTCGAGACTCAGAGGTTCGATCCGCTTGAAACCCAGCGTCCATTGGCTCTCGTCAACGCCCTGAATCCGAGCGGCCGCCCGGCTTGACGGCTCGCGGGACGGTCGGTTGGTCTCCTCTCTTGGGTGATGCTTCGGCGGGCCGGGCGACTCCTCGAAGGGTCTAGACCTATTATTGACAAATCATGTCTCTTATTACAGCATAGGGGGCAACCCGCTTCGCGGGACCCATTCGATTCTTTCAGCGCACCTTTCATCGGTGCGAAGGTCAACTCTTGCCATCGGAGGCCCCATGTCGAACATCGAAGCTCTCAAGAAGGAAACGCCGCCGTTCGAGATCCTCGACGACATCTACCGCTGGGCGGCGGCGGGCGAAGTCGATTCCGAAAAGCTCGACTTGGCCAAGTGGTACGGCGTGTACCCTCAACGTCCCGCCGAGGACGGCTACCTCATGTTGCGCGTCAAGATTCCCAGCGGCGGTTACGACGCGCGCATCCTGCGCGTGCTGGCGGGCATCTCCGAGGACTTCGCGCGCGGAACGCTCGACGTGTCGGACCGCCAAGCGTTCCAATTCCACTGGCTGCGCATCCAAGACGTTCCCGAGATCTTCTCGCGCCTCGAAGCGGTCGGCTTGCACTCGAAGGGCGCGTGCGGCGACACGGTACGCGCCGTGATCGCCTCTCCGCTCGCAGGCCTCGACGCCCGTGAAGTCATCGACGTGCGAGGCGTGTCCGAGCAACTTCACCATCACTTCAGCGGCAACCCCGAGTTCGGTGACTTGCCGCGCAAGTTCAAGGTCAGCGTGACGGGCGTGCCGACCCTCGAAGGCATCCACCTCGTCAACGACATCGGCTTCCTCGCGCACGAAGTGAACGGTGAAGTCGGGTTCGACGTGTGGGTCGGCGGCGGCCTCGGCGCGGTCGCGCACCTCGCCGAGCGCCTCGGGGTGTTCGTGAAGGAGGACGAGGTGCTGGAAGTCGCGCGAGCGATCACGGCCGCGTACCGCGACCACGGATACCGTCAAAACCGCAAGAAGTCGCGCCTGAAGTACCTCATCGTCGACATGGGCGTGGAGCAGTTTCGCGAGGTCGTCGAGACGCAGTACCTCGGGCGCAAGATGGCGGACGGCCCGAGCGCGCCCGTGGCTCGCTTCGGTGGCAACGACGTGCTCGGCGTGCATCCCCAGAAGGACGGACGCTTCTACGTGGTCGTCGCGACGACGGTGGGACGCATCGATCCTTCGAAGGCGCGTCGACTCTCCGACCTCGCCGAGCGTTACGGTGACGGCGAGCTTCGCAACACGCCCTTTCAAAACATCCTGATTCCCAACGTCAAGGGCGAGGACGTCGATGCCTTGAGCGCCGAGCTGGCCGAGCTGAACCTCGCGCCGAAAGTCAGCATTCGCGGCACGACGATCGCGTGCACCGGCATCCAGTTCTGCCGTCTCGCCCTCACGGAGA
This genomic window from Deinococcus yavapaiensis KR-236 contains:
- a CDS encoding mechanosensitive ion channel family protein — translated: MNADIGVAVRRLTNIGNSLIASLPNIVIALVVLLLFWLVARLVRSGVEGMLRGREHGRNLAKVLGRLASGTVLVLGILVAITIVFPSVGPGDLLGLLGVGGVAIGFAFRDIFQNLLAGLLILLTRPFRIGDQIVTGDSEGTVEDIQIRATILRTYDNRKVVIPNSDLFTQRVTVNTAYPVRRVQYDVGIGYGDDIAHAKEVILRTMAGVEGVQSDPKPEVLVVGLDGTTVNLRVRWWVDPPKRRDALASQDKVLHALKDALTAEGIDLPFPTRQILFHDQTEEADGDRARQREGWPKGSRSEPRSRAEASK
- a CDS encoding monooxygenase encodes the protein MKKAILAAVAATAALGVGIVLAQGGSSTPPASHDSHGMNTPESTKTLPMVLPSSTPTYHGDVRPILEANCAGCHMPGGIAPFSLRDADLAKRMAPDIAAAVSSGHMPPWMPGPDSPPLQNERRLTPRQIGTLVAWAKAGAPLGDPAKAAAVPKPNVVAVRADMTLTMPKAYAPDEKLTDDYRCFVLDPGLKKDRFVTGYDILPNVGAQVHHVILYQVSADVREEALAKNGQDGRDGWTCFGGPEVGGTAGLAGVIGTWTPGTVPTVFPNGTGVLMPAGGLVVMQVHYNLAAGDKPDRSAVKLQLAPEGAALDRLRLFVLAGPVEIPCDATDKSAACTRREALRAAVRKGGQGALNLSQGLLVSCGANAEDLAKQPANNVTSSCDRTVSVNREALGAILHMHTRGKAIKLILNPGKPTEKVLLDIPAWDFHWQGNYFYKTPVKLQVGDTVRLTCTWDNTRVQPQRYVIWGEGTEDEMCLGALTVR
- a CDS encoding Rrf2 family transcriptional regulator translates to MRLSSTDVYAFQALGYLGLQDLERWVSSDEVSEKTGVARPYLVRILAALSAKGIVKSKKGIGGGYKLARKPRLISLCEVVRAVDGPVAPLSCISLNWHEDCVEQDRCHARNTVYVRMRDAMLAVLQEFSVEDLVIDARQGVSYGYCLEHLLRPNV
- a CDS encoding DUF1028 domain-containing protein, which produces MKTPRVPRVSTFSIVARDPASGDFGIAVASKFLAVGAVVPGARANVGAVATQSYANLRFVPQGLDLLAAGASPQSVLETFRRTDPDLHTRQFGLVDALGEALTFTGGGCHDWAGGLTGDGVAVQGNLLAGEGVVSDMLRAYQEGEAASFPRRLLAALKAGDGAGGDRRGRQSAALLVVGAGKGYGGTSDVAVDLRVDDHGDPVTELARLMGVHELLFTRPTSTRALTSEDISWLQGVLRTHGLRGGEPSGEWDEETQAGLRTLYGAENLEERFVEGPHVDAEAWAYFRSRY
- a CDS encoding nitrite/sulfite reductase, whose product is MSNIEALKKETPPFEILDDIYRWAAAGEVDSEKLDLAKWYGVYPQRPAEDGYLMLRVKIPSGGYDARILRVLAGISEDFARGTLDVSDRQAFQFHWLRIQDVPEIFSRLEAVGLHSKGACGDTVRAVIASPLAGLDAREVIDVRGVSEQLHHHFSGNPEFGDLPRKFKVSVTGVPTLEGIHLVNDIGFLAHEVNGEVGFDVWVGGGLGAVAHLAERLGVFVKEDEVLEVARAITAAYRDHGYRQNRKKSRLKYLIVDMGVEQFREVVETQYLGRKMADGPSAPVARFGGNDVLGVHPQKDGRFYVVVATTVGRIDPSKARRLSDLAERYGDGELRNTPFQNILIPNVKGEDVDALSAELAELNLAPKVSIRGTTIACTGIQFCRLALTETKSRTAALVDYLELKFQDLDVPFTINITGCSNACTRYQVADLGFMGAQHSGEEVYNVHLAGSLGEAQRVGIKLKGRVKATELHLYTERVLADFRAHRLLDESFVQFVDRVGSERFLPDVVLGAVLA